In the genome of Actinomadura graeca, one region contains:
- a CDS encoding alpha-ketoacid dehydrogenase subunit beta — MATVTYRQALRDTLRSEMLRDENVFLIGEEIGLFEGSYKITEGLLKEFGPRRVRDTPIAEEGFVGAAIGAAMLGLRPVVEIMTINFSLLALDQIVNHAAKIYGMFGGQASVPLVIRTPGGGGQQLGATHSQNVELFYSFIPGLKVVAPSTPAEASAMLKAAIRDDDPVLFLENLALYNSRGDLPAGIDEIEPAEIGRAAVTRPGTDITIIGYSRMARVASEVAETLAAEGISAEVVDLRSLRPLDRETVVESVRRTGCAVVAEDDWLTYGIGAEIAATIQEGAFDWLDAPVRRVAMAEVPLPYAKSLETAALPSAESLLTAVRDTLRATGRLVLEDAR, encoded by the coding sequence ATGGCAACCGTCACCTACCGCCAGGCCCTCCGGGACACGCTCCGCTCGGAGATGCTGCGGGACGAGAACGTCTTCCTCATCGGCGAGGAGATCGGGCTCTTCGAGGGCTCCTACAAGATCACCGAAGGGCTGCTGAAGGAGTTCGGGCCGCGCCGCGTGCGCGACACCCCGATCGCCGAGGAGGGCTTCGTCGGCGCCGCGATCGGCGCCGCCATGCTCGGCCTCCGCCCGGTCGTGGAGATCATGACGATCAACTTCTCGCTGCTGGCGCTGGACCAGATCGTCAACCACGCCGCGAAGATCTACGGGATGTTCGGCGGGCAGGCCAGCGTGCCGCTGGTGATCCGCACGCCCGGGGGCGGCGGGCAGCAGCTCGGCGCCACCCACTCGCAGAACGTCGAGCTGTTCTACTCGTTCATCCCCGGCCTGAAGGTCGTCGCGCCGAGCACGCCCGCCGAGGCGTCCGCGATGCTGAAAGCCGCGATCCGCGACGACGACCCGGTGCTGTTCCTGGAGAACCTCGCCCTCTACAACAGCCGCGGCGACCTGCCCGCCGGGATCGACGAGATCGAGCCCGCCGAGATCGGCCGCGCCGCCGTCACCCGCCCGGGCACCGACATCACGATCATCGGCTACTCCCGGATGGCGCGGGTCGCCTCCGAGGTCGCCGAGACCCTCGCCGCGGAGGGGATCTCCGCCGAGGTCGTGGACCTGCGGAGCCTGCGGCCCCTCGACCGGGAGACCGTCGTGGAGTCGGTCCGCCGGACCGGCTGCGCCGTGGTGGCCGAGGACGACTGGCTGACCTACGGCATCGGCGCCGAGATCGCCGCCACCATCCAGGAGGGCGCCTTCGACTGGCTGGACGCCCCCGTCCGGCGCGTGGCCATGGCGGAGGTCCCCCTCCCCTACGCCAAGTCCCTGGAGACGGCGGCGCTGCCGTCCGCGGAGTCCCTGCTCACCGCCGTCCGCGACACGCTCCGCGCGACCGGCCGCCTGGTCCTGGAGGACGCCCGATGA
- a CDS encoding GntR family transcriptional regulator, protein MPAQESWLDTLAAARHGLDRSSTAARVADLLREQIIHGRLVPGERLPEEDLCRAVKVSRNTMREAFRLLVQERLLVHEFNRGVFVRRVTAEGLADLYRVRRILECEGVRCAPSAGPGAIARAGAAVADGERAAAAGDWPGVGTADIHFHQALAALVGSPRVDEMTRHLLAEMRLVFHEMGSPREFHEPYLARNRRIHDLLAAGAVQDAERELRAYLDDAEAQLTTAYREAG, encoded by the coding sequence ATGCCGGCGCAGGAGTCGTGGCTGGACACCCTCGCGGCGGCCCGGCACGGCCTCGACCGGTCGAGCACGGCGGCCAGGGTCGCCGACCTGCTCCGCGAGCAGATCATCCACGGGCGCCTCGTCCCCGGCGAGCGGCTGCCCGAGGAGGACCTCTGCCGCGCCGTGAAGGTGTCGCGCAACACGATGCGCGAGGCGTTCCGGCTGCTCGTCCAGGAGCGGCTGCTCGTCCACGAGTTCAACCGCGGCGTGTTCGTCCGCCGGGTCACCGCCGAGGGGCTCGCCGACCTCTACCGGGTGCGGAGGATCCTGGAGTGCGAGGGCGTGCGGTGCGCCCCGTCCGCCGGCCCCGGGGCCATCGCGCGGGCGGGCGCGGCCGTCGCCGACGGCGAGCGCGCCGCCGCCGCCGGGGACTGGCCCGGCGTCGGCACCGCCGACATCCACTTCCACCAGGCGCTCGCCGCGCTCGTCGGCAGCCCCCGGGTCGACGAGATGACCCGGCATCTTCTGGCCGAGATGCGGCTGGTCTTCCACGAGATGGGATCGCCCCGCGAGTTCCACGAGCCGTACCTCGCCCGGAACCGGCGCATCCACGACCTGCTCGCGGCGGGCGCCGTCCAGGACGCCGAGCGCGAGCTGCGCGCCTACCTGGACGACGCCGAGGCGCAGCTCACCACGGCCTACCGCGAGGCCGGCTGA
- a CDS encoding putative hydro-lyase, whose protein sequence is MTVPIDPGALSPDQARALFRAGLRAPTAGWCTGWAQANLIAVPREQAYDLLLFAQRNPKPCPVLDVTEPGATSAPLFSGDLRTDLPGYIVYERGEPVAEVADVTGYWRDDLVCFLIGCSFTFEGALRDAGVPVRHVEQGVNVPMYRTNRTCRRAGDFGGPLVVSMRPVPAAQVADAVRITSRYPSVHGAPVHVGDPVELGITDLGRPDFGDPVEVRVDEIPVFWACGVTPQAAVMASRPKLAIGHAPGHMAITDARDTRYIVP, encoded by the coding sequence ATGACCGTCCCCATCGACCCCGGTGCGCTGTCACCGGACCAGGCCCGCGCGCTGTTCCGCGCTGGCCTCCGCGCCCCCACCGCGGGTTGGTGCACCGGCTGGGCCCAGGCCAACCTCATCGCCGTCCCCCGCGAGCAGGCGTACGACCTGCTGCTGTTCGCCCAGCGCAACCCCAAGCCCTGCCCGGTCCTGGACGTCACCGAGCCCGGCGCGACGTCGGCGCCGCTGTTCTCCGGGGATCTGCGCACCGACCTGCCCGGGTACATCGTCTACGAGCGCGGCGAGCCGGTCGCCGAGGTCGCCGACGTCACCGGGTACTGGCGCGACGACCTGGTCTGCTTCCTCATCGGCTGCAGCTTCACCTTCGAGGGCGCGCTCCGCGACGCGGGCGTGCCCGTCCGGCACGTCGAGCAGGGCGTCAACGTCCCGATGTACCGGACGAACCGGACCTGCCGCCGCGCGGGCGACTTCGGGGGCCCGCTCGTGGTGTCCATGCGGCCCGTCCCCGCGGCGCAGGTCGCGGACGCGGTCCGGATCACCTCCCGGTACCCGTCCGTGCACGGCGCCCCGGTCCACGTCGGCGACCCCGTCGAGCTCGGCATCACCGACCTCGGCCGCCCGGACTTCGGCGACCCGGTCGAGGTCCGCGTGGACGAGATCCCCGTCTTCTGGGCCTGCGGCGTCACGCCCCAGGCCGCCGTCATGGCGTCCCGGCCCAAGCTCGCCATCGGCCACGCACCCGGCCACATGGCGATCACCGACGCCCGCGACACCCGCTACATCGTCCCCTGA
- a CDS encoding dihydrolipoamide acetyltransferase family protein, whose translation MTDILMPRLSDTMEEGVISSWQKRPGDEVAVGDVIVDIETDKAVMEYEAYEAGVLEKILVGEGESAAIGAPIAVIAPVGAQVPAAPAVPAEAVAAPAPAAAAAPAPVAVAPSAPSAPAPAVPSAPAASAPRGTSRPPSSPLARRLARDHGIDLASLTGTGPGGRIVRADIEAAIRAGGPASSAQAPSAPAPGVPAAPSVPAPAAPSAKTRADDPDVEAVPLNRFRKVAARRLTESKREAPHFYLEREVDAGALLEFRATLNEALAPSKVSVNDLVVKAAATALREHPAVNVSYTGEDLLFHKRVHVGVAVAVEDGLVVPVVRDADRKSVSRIGEETRELAGRAREGRLTAAEMSGGTFSVSNLGMFGVRSFAAVINPPEAAILAVGAVRDEPVVRDGQVVPGRRMALTLSVDHRACDGATAARFLARLAGLLQNPLLIVA comes from the coding sequence ATGACCGACATCCTCATGCCCCGGCTCTCCGACACGATGGAGGAGGGCGTCATCAGCTCCTGGCAGAAGCGGCCGGGGGACGAGGTCGCGGTGGGCGATGTGATCGTCGACATCGAGACCGACAAGGCGGTCATGGAGTACGAGGCGTACGAGGCCGGCGTGCTGGAGAAGATCCTCGTGGGCGAGGGCGAGTCCGCCGCGATCGGCGCCCCCATCGCGGTGATCGCCCCGGTCGGCGCCCAGGTCCCGGCAGCCCCGGCCGTCCCGGCCGAGGCGGTGGCGGCCCCCGCGCCCGCGGCGGCCGCCGCACCGGCCCCGGTCGCGGTCGCACCGTCCGCGCCGTCCGCCCCGGCCCCGGCCGTGCCGTCCGCGCCCGCGGCATCCGCGCCGCGCGGGACGTCCCGTCCGCCGTCGTCGCCGCTGGCGCGGCGCCTGGCCCGTGACCACGGCATCGACCTGGCCTCGCTCACCGGCACGGGACCGGGCGGGCGGATCGTCCGCGCCGACATCGAGGCCGCGATCCGCGCCGGTGGCCCCGCATCCTCGGCGCAGGCGCCCTCGGCACCCGCGCCCGGCGTACCCGCCGCGCCGTCCGTGCCCGCGCCCGCCGCGCCGTCCGCGAAGACGCGGGCGGACGACCCGGACGTCGAGGCCGTCCCCCTGAACCGCTTCCGGAAGGTGGCGGCCCGCCGTCTCACCGAGAGCAAGCGCGAGGCCCCGCACTTCTACCTCGAACGCGAGGTGGACGCCGGGGCGCTGCTGGAGTTCCGCGCGACGCTCAACGAGGCGCTCGCCCCGTCCAAGGTCAGCGTCAACGACCTGGTCGTGAAGGCGGCGGCGACCGCGCTGCGCGAGCACCCGGCGGTGAACGTCTCCTACACCGGGGAGGACCTGCTCTTCCACAAGCGCGTGCACGTCGGCGTGGCGGTGGCGGTCGAGGACGGCCTGGTCGTCCCGGTCGTCCGGGACGCCGACCGCAAGAGCGTCTCGCGGATCGGCGAGGAGACGCGCGAGCTGGCGGGCAGGGCGCGCGAGGGCAGGCTGACCGCGGCGGAGATGAGCGGCGGGACGTTCAGCGTCAGCAACCTCGGCATGTTCGGCGTCCGCTCCTTCGCCGCGGTGATCAACCCGCCGGAGGCCGCGATCCTGGCCGTCGGCGCCGTCCGCGACGAGCCGGTCGTCCGCGACGGGCAGGTCGTGCCGGGCAGGCGCATGGCGCTGACCCTCTCGGTCGACCACCGCGCCTGCGACGGCGCCACCGCCGCGCGGTTCCTGGCGCGGCTGGCCGGGCTCCTCCAGAACCCCCTGCTGATCGTCGCCTAG
- a CDS encoding GntR family transcriptional regulator: MSAPLLRTGLADQIREFIVEGISSGRWEPGERVVERRIATELGVSQGPVREALRQLEAQRLIETLPNRGARVRAFTEQDLAEIFPVRAGLERTAVELALPRMVGRLDALEEHNRRLGEAAKDGDLHEQMRLSIAFHREIVETAGNRLLESVWEGLGIELWTTLSLRLHHTEIYSKSAEHAQLIEAFRRRDPEAPRLLHDHVMNYAP; this comes from the coding sequence ATGTCCGCCCCGCTGCTCCGCACCGGCCTCGCCGACCAGATCCGCGAGTTCATCGTCGAGGGCATCAGCTCGGGGAGATGGGAGCCGGGCGAGCGCGTCGTCGAGCGGCGGATCGCCACGGAGCTGGGCGTCAGCCAGGGCCCCGTGCGGGAGGCGCTGCGGCAGCTGGAGGCCCAGCGGCTCATCGAGACACTGCCGAACCGGGGCGCCCGCGTCCGGGCGTTCACCGAGCAGGACCTGGCGGAGATCTTCCCGGTCCGCGCCGGGCTGGAGCGGACGGCCGTGGAGCTGGCCCTGCCGCGCATGGTCGGCCGCCTGGACGCGCTGGAGGAGCACAACCGGCGGCTGGGCGAGGCCGCGAAGGACGGCGACCTGCACGAGCAGATGCGGCTGAGCATCGCCTTCCACCGTGAGATCGTCGAGACGGCCGGGAACCGGCTGCTGGAGTCGGTGTGGGAGGGCCTCGGGATCGAGCTGTGGACGACCCTGTCCCTCCGCCTGCACCACACGGAGATCTACTCCAAGTCGGCCGAGCACGCACAGCTGATCGAGGCGTTCCGGCGCCGCGACCCGGAGGCGCCGCGCCTGCTCCACGACCACGTCATGAACTACGCCCCCTGA
- a CDS encoding SDR family NAD(P)-dependent oxidoreductase yields the protein MYPELNGTVVVVTGGSRGIGADTAREFAAEGAKVAVIGRDEEALARVAEEIGGIGVQADVTDLAAIEAARRRVEDDLGPAGVLCAFAGGGIARPGPTAAMSEQEWRSVVDGNLTATFLTLKGFLPGMQERRAGSIITMSSSAGRLPSNLPGGGGREMGNPWGAPVAYEAAKAGVQALTRHAAAEVGRDGVRVNCVAPATIRTERTARFMPPEVQDAVAASHPLGRLGETADVAGTALFLASDRSAWLTGLTIDVAGGRVML from the coding sequence ATGTATCCAGAGCTCAACGGAACGGTCGTCGTCGTCACCGGCGGCTCGCGCGGCATCGGGGCCGATACCGCGCGCGAGTTCGCCGCCGAGGGCGCCAAGGTCGCCGTCATCGGACGGGACGAGGAGGCCCTCGCGCGGGTCGCCGAGGAGATCGGCGGGATCGGCGTGCAGGCCGACGTCACCGACCTCGCCGCGATCGAGGCGGCGCGGCGGCGCGTCGAGGACGACCTCGGCCCGGCCGGGGTCCTGTGCGCCTTCGCGGGCGGCGGCATCGCCCGGCCCGGGCCGACCGCGGCGATGAGCGAGCAGGAGTGGCGGTCGGTCGTCGACGGCAACCTCACCGCGACGTTCCTGACCCTGAAGGGCTTCCTGCCCGGTATGCAGGAACGCCGGGCGGGGTCGATCATCACGATGTCGTCCTCGGCGGGACGGCTTCCGAGCAACCTGCCGGGCGGCGGCGGGCGCGAGATGGGCAACCCGTGGGGCGCCCCGGTCGCCTACGAGGCCGCGAAGGCGGGCGTCCAGGCATTGACCCGGCACGCCGCCGCCGAGGTCGGCCGGGACGGCGTCCGCGTCAACTGCGTCGCACCGGCGACGATCCGCACCGAGCGCACCGCCCGGTTCATGCCGCCGGAGGTGCAGGACGCCGTCGCCGCCTCCCACCCGCTCGGCAGGCTGGGGGAGACGGCCGACGTCGCCGGCACCGCGCTCTTCCTCGCCTCCGACCGGTCCGCCTGGCTGACCGGCCTCACGATCGACGTCGCCGGAGGCCGGGTCATGCTCTAG
- the pdhA gene encoding pyruvate dehydrogenase (acetyl-transferring) E1 component subunit alpha translates to MAETTRSAGTASPAPARRARGARTTRPKAAVPPDDAAALVGHYRQMLLIRRFEERAARAYTEAKIGGYCHLNLGEEATVVGLMAALRPTDYLFTNYREHGYAIAKGIGADRVMAELYGRSTGVSKGWGGSMHLFDAEARLLGGYGIVGGQVPLAAGAALAVSYKGGDEVVMCHMGDGTTAIGAFHESLNIAALWDLPVVFVVINNGLGMGTTVERSAAEPELYRRGAAYRMESARVDGTDVVAVREAARTAVERARSESRPYLLETVSPRLKGHSVVDPARYRSAEEKEALKAADPLARLALELAEAGILSHDDRDRLDAEVTAEVDAAAAFADASPAPDVSTLFDYTYATPVPGELRRLPADPVFRS, encoded by the coding sequence ATGGCTGAGACCACCCGGTCGGCGGGTACGGCATCTCCGGCTCCGGCCCGCAGAGCACGCGGAGCCAGGACCACCCGGCCCAAGGCGGCCGTCCCCCCCGACGACGCCGCGGCGCTGGTCGGCCACTACCGGCAGATGCTGCTCATCCGCCGGTTCGAGGAGCGCGCGGCGCGCGCCTACACCGAGGCCAAGATCGGCGGCTACTGCCATCTCAACCTCGGCGAGGAGGCGACGGTCGTCGGGCTGATGGCCGCGCTGCGCCCGACCGACTACCTGTTCACCAACTACCGCGAGCACGGCTACGCCATCGCCAAGGGCATCGGCGCCGACCGGGTCATGGCGGAGCTGTACGGCCGCTCCACCGGCGTGTCGAAGGGCTGGGGCGGGTCCATGCACCTGTTCGACGCCGAGGCGCGGCTGCTCGGCGGCTACGGCATCGTCGGCGGGCAGGTCCCGCTCGCCGCCGGGGCCGCGCTCGCCGTCTCCTACAAGGGCGGCGACGAGGTCGTGATGTGCCACATGGGCGACGGGACGACCGCCATCGGCGCGTTCCACGAGTCGCTCAACATCGCCGCCCTGTGGGACCTCCCCGTCGTCTTCGTCGTGATCAACAACGGTCTCGGCATGGGCACCACGGTCGAGCGGTCCGCCGCCGAGCCTGAGCTGTACCGGCGCGGCGCCGCTTACCGGATGGAGAGCGCGCGGGTGGACGGCACCGACGTCGTCGCCGTCCGGGAGGCCGCGCGGACCGCCGTCGAGCGCGCCCGGTCCGAGAGCAGGCCGTACCTGCTGGAGACCGTGAGCCCCCGCCTCAAGGGGCACTCGGTCGTCGACCCGGCCCGCTACCGGTCCGCGGAGGAGAAGGAGGCCCTCAAGGCCGCCGACCCCCTGGCCCGCCTGGCGCTGGAGCTGGCGGAGGCCGGGATCCTCTCCCACGACGACCGCGACCGGCTCGACGCCGAGGTCACGGCCGAGGTGGACGCCGCCGCCGCGTTCGCCGACGCGAGCCCCGCGCCCGACGTGTCCACCCTGTTCGACTACACCTACGCCACGCCCGTCCCGGGTGAGCTGCGCCGCCTGCCCGCCGACCCCGTCTTCCGTTCCTGA
- a CDS encoding NRAMP family divalent metal transporter: MTDRTTLDTSPSPASSSRRGAVAGAMFLMATSAIGPGFITQTTVFTARLGAAFAFAIVVSVLVDIAIQLNVWRVVGVSGRRAQDLGNRVVPGGGYALAALDVFGGLVFNIGNIAGTALGLNALLGLDVKAGGALSALAAIAIFLSRRAGVAMDRIVVVLGAVMIVMTLYVAIVSGPPLGDALREGVAPGEVDLLVITTLIGGTVGGYITYAGAHRMIESGVTGPGRVAEINRAAVTGVLVTGLMRVLLFLAVLGVVAGGVRLAEDNPAPSAFEHVSGEAGLRVFGLIMWSAAITSVIGASYTSVSFLVSFAPWVERHRGRLVVAFIAVSAVIYLAIGTTPAKLLVLAGALNGLILPFGLAVLLWAAARRRDLLGGYRYPAWLLGIGIAAWLLSLYLGWNALSGLDDLWK; this comes from the coding sequence ATGACCGACCGGACCACACTCGACACGTCCCCGTCCCCCGCCTCCTCCTCCCGCCGCGGCGCCGTCGCCGGCGCCATGTTCCTGATGGCCACCAGCGCCATCGGGCCGGGGTTCATCACCCAGACCACGGTGTTCACGGCCCGCCTCGGCGCGGCCTTCGCGTTCGCGATCGTGGTGTCGGTGCTGGTGGACATCGCGATCCAGCTCAACGTGTGGCGCGTCGTCGGGGTGTCCGGGCGCCGCGCCCAGGACCTCGGCAACCGTGTCGTGCCCGGCGGCGGCTACGCCCTGGCCGCGCTGGACGTCTTCGGCGGCCTGGTGTTCAACATCGGCAACATCGCCGGGACGGCCCTCGGCCTCAACGCGCTCCTCGGCCTGGACGTCAAGGCCGGCGGCGCGCTCTCCGCGCTCGCCGCCATCGCGATCTTCCTCAGCAGGCGCGCGGGCGTGGCGATGGACCGGATCGTCGTGGTGCTCGGCGCGGTGATGATCGTCATGACGCTGTACGTGGCGATCGTGTCCGGGCCGCCGCTCGGCGACGCGCTCCGCGAGGGCGTCGCGCCCGGCGAGGTCGATCTCCTGGTGATCACCACGCTCATCGGCGGCACGGTCGGCGGCTACATCACCTACGCCGGCGCGCACCGGATGATCGAGTCCGGGGTCACCGGCCCCGGCCGCGTCGCCGAGATCAACCGCGCCGCCGTCACCGGCGTCCTCGTCACCGGCCTGATGCGGGTGCTGCTGTTCCTCGCGGTGCTCGGCGTCGTCGCCGGCGGCGTGCGGCTCGCCGAGGACAATCCCGCGCCGTCGGCGTTCGAGCACGTCTCGGGGGAGGCCGGGCTGCGCGTCTTCGGCCTGATCATGTGGTCGGCCGCGATCACGTCGGTGATCGGCGCGTCCTACACCTCGGTGTCGTTCCTCGTCTCGTTCGCGCCCTGGGTCGAGCGACACCGCGGCCGCCTCGTCGTCGCGTTCATCGCGGTCTCCGCGGTGATCTACCTGGCGATCGGCACGACCCCGGCCAAGCTGCTCGTCCTCGCGGGCGCGCTGAACGGGCTGATCCTGCCGTTCGGACTCGCCGTCCTGCTGTGGGCGGCGGCCCGCCGCCGTGACCTCCTCGGCGGCTATCGCTACCCGGCCTGGCTGCTCGGCATCGGCATCGCGGCCTGGCTGCTGTCCCTCTACCTGGGCTGGAACGCGCTGTCCGGCCTCGACGACCTCTGGAAGTAG